The Neovison vison isolate M4711 chromosome 5, ASM_NN_V1, whole genome shotgun sequence genome includes a region encoding these proteins:
- the LOC122907721 gene encoding MYCBP-associated protein isoform X3, which produces MKSLKKESRLRIPANRFLEAAEAIKEKKRTKIAEQPTPPIQEEPEPVSNVLQGDDILALAIKKEDLKKQHIPRFIETQDRPAVTQKFIIRKLKPKDPKRKVCHLVAHPATPDAATKPLDYSGPGDSFHGCDQILPHHILGSLQDFKRIAIAQGNTQLAELIPTPLALVTLMSVKEEPKEKAPREKKAHPWAPPPQHNFLRNWQRHIALRKKQQEALSEHLKKPVSELLMHTGETYRRIQEERELIDRILPTQHDGKTCEETSGFWSRLEYLGDELTGLVMTKTKAQRGLLEPITHVRKPQCIQAEMGLLAWKEAGYRYTWDRSLFLIYRRTELRKLMAELDFSQQDIDGLEVVGQGQPFTTVKVEDFRVFDRNQESSSEDTVPLDLASYPDVVPMPILGPSLLFCGKPACWIRGSNPQDKKHVGIAVRLTFETLEGEKTSSELTVVNNGTVAIWYDWRRRSQPDSFQGLKRNRMQRFYFNNREGVILPGETKTFTFFFKSLHAGIFREYWEFGTHPTLLGGATLQVNLYAVSLTQDIFREERKLLKHKLAAHEAVTIVESVLQELLSGILTPERAQSPVDAYLTEEDLFHHRNPRLHYQHQVVQSLHSLWRQYLVMPSKAEEAQPGEEEHFSPRAQPAVPLPAALEKPPLNREPSAHLKGPISESQPSRQENETRRDSRDVLGSQKPGTRARAAQRKSIMEEILVGESPDLRNTKSLWEPDGFPPPEWNLCLEDFRKAVMALPEENQKEDGLIRLNKAALELCQEQRPLQSDFLHQVCLQLWRDVIDGLVSHSLWLRALLGLPEKETIYLDIPEEQGPCKQQEAQGEG; this is translated from the exons ATGAAGTCTCTAAAGAAGGAGTCCCGCCTAAGAATACCTGCAAACAGATTCTTGGAGGCTGCAGAAGCCATTAAAG AAAAGAAGAGGACAAAGATAGCTGAACAGCCCACACCCCCCATTCAGGAAGAACCTGAGCCTGTCAGCAATGTCCTACAAGGGGATGACATTCTTGCCTTAGCCATTAAGAAGGAAGATCTAAAGAAG caacacATTCCTCGCTTCATTGAGACACAAGATCGACCTGCTGTTACCCAGAAATTTATCATTCGGAAACTCAAGCCCAAGGATCCGAAGAGGAAGGTCTGCCACTTAGTTGCACATCCTGCTACCCCAGATGCAGCCACGAAGCCCCTGGACTACTCTG GCCCAGGCGACAGCTTCCATGGCTGTGACCAGATCCTGCCTCACCACATCCTGGGGAGTCTCCAGGACTTTAAGAGAATTGCCATTGCTCAAGGGAACACCCAG CTGGCTGAGCTGATCCCCACCCCGCTGGCTCTGGTGACACTCATGTCGGTGAAAGAAGAGCCAAAGGAGAAAGCCCCCAGAGAAAAGAAGGCACATCCCTGGGCCCCACCTCCTCAGCACAACTTTCTCAGAAACTGGCAGCGCCACATCGCCTTGCGGAAGAAGcagcaggaagccctcagcg AACACCTGAAGAAGCCAGTGAGCGAGCTGCTGATGCACACTGGGGAGACCTACAGACGGATCCAGGAGGAACGGGAGCTCATTGACCGAATACTTCCAACACAGCATGATGGGAAG ACCTGTGAGGAGACCAGTGGGTTCTGGAGTCGCCTGGAATACCTGGGAGATGAACTGACGGGTCTGGTGATGACAAAGACAAAAGCTCAGCGTGGCCTCCTGGAACCCATCACTCACGTCAGGAAGCCCCAGTGTATCCAGGCAGAGATGG GATTGCTGGCCTGGAAGGAGGCTGGGTATCGCTACACCTGGGATCGGAGTCTGTTTCTGATCTACCGACGCACAGAGCTGCGGAAGCTCATGGCAGAGCTGGATTTCAGCCAGCAG GATATTGACGGCCTGGAGGTGGTGGGCCAAGGGCAGCCATTCACCACTGTGAAGGTGGAAGACTTCAGAGTATTTGACAGGAACCAGGAAAGCTCCTCAGAAGACACAGTGCCCTT AGACTTGGCCAGTTACCCTGATGTGGTCCCCATGCCTATTCTTGGCCCTTCTCTTCTGTTCTGTGGGAAGCCAGCTTGCTGGATCAGAGGCAGTAACCCACAGGACAAG AAGCATGTTGGAATTGCCGTCCGCTTGACCTTCGAAACTCTAGAAGGAGAGAAGACATCTTCGGAGCTGACCGTGGTCAATAATGGCACAGTGGCCATTTGGTACGACTGGCGGCGGCGGTCCCAGCCGGACTCTTTCCAAGGCCTGAAGAGAAACAGGATGCAGCGGTTTTACTTTAACAATCGAGAAG GTGTGATTCTGCCTGGAGAAACGAAAACCTTTACCTTCTTCTTCAAGTCTTTGCATGCTGGTATCTTCAGGGAATATTGGGAGTTTGGAACCCACCCCACACTACTAGGAGGGGCTACCCTGCAGGTCAATCTCTATGCAGTCTCCCTGACCCAGGACATTTTtagggaagaaaggaagttaCTAAAG cACAAGCTGGCTGCCCACGAAGCAGTCACCATCGTGGAGAGTGTGCTGCAGGAGCTGCTGAGTGGGATCCTGACCCCGGAACGTGCACAGTCCCCTGTCGATGCCTATCTCACAGAGGAGGACTTGTTCCACCATAGGAATCCTCGG CTGCATTACCAGCACCAAGTGGTGCAAAGCCTGCACAGCCTGTGGCGCCAGTACTTGGTCATGCCCTCCAAGGCCGAGGAGGCCCAGCCCGGCGAGGAGGAGCACTTCAGCCCCAGGGCCCAGCCGGCTGTGCCCCTGCCAGCCGCCTTGGAGAAGCcccccctgaacagggagccttcAGCACACTTGAAGGGCCCAATCTCCGAATCCCAGCCATCCCGGCAGGAGAATGAGACCCGGAGGGACTCCCGGGATGTTTTGGGCTCCCAGAAGCCTGGAACCAGGGCCCGGGCTGCTCAACGGAAGAGCATTATGGAGGAGATCCTGGTGGGAGAGAGCCCAGACCTGAGGAACACAAAGAGCCTCTGGGAGCCAGATGGCTTTCCCCCGCCTGAGTGGAACCTCTGCCTGGAGGATTTCAGAAAG GCAGTGATGGCACTCCCGGAGGAGAACCAGAAGGAAGATGGCCTCATCCGGCTCAACAAAGCAGCCCTGGAGCTGTGCCAGGAGCAGAGGCCTCTGCAGTCTGACTTCCTGCACCAGGTGTG TTTGCAGCTGTGGCGGGATGTGATCGATGGCCTGGTGAGCCATTCCCTGTGGCTGAGGGCTCTGCTGGGCCTGCCTGAGAAGGAGACCATCTATTTGGACATCCCGGAAGAGCAAG GACCGTGCAAACAGCAGGAAGCACAAGGCGAAGGATGA
- the LOC122907721 gene encoding MYCBP-associated protein isoform X4, producing the protein MKSLKKESRLRIPANRFLEAAEAIKEKKRTKIAEQPTPPIQEEPEPVSNVLQGDDILALAIKKEDLKKQHIPRFIETQDRPAVTQKFIIRKLKPKDPKRKVCHLVAHPATPDAATKPLDYSGPGDSFHGCDQILPHHILGSLQDFKRIAIAQGNTQLAELIPTPLALVTLMSVKEEPKEKAPREKKAHPWAPPPQHNFLRNWQRHIALRKKQQEALSEHLKKPVSELLMHTGETYRRIQEERELIDRILPTQHDGKTCEETSGFWSRLEYLGDELTGLVMTKTKAQRGLLEPITHVRKPQCIQAEMGLLAWKEAGYRYTWDRSLFLIYRRTELRKLMAELDFSQQDIDGLEVVGQGQPFTTVKVEDFRVFDRNQESSSEDTVPLDLASYPDVVPMPILGPSLLFCGKPACWIRGSNPQDKKHVGIAVRLTFETLEGEKTSSELTVVNNGTVAIWYDWRRRSQPDSFQGLKRNRMQRFYFNNREGVILPGETKTFTFFFKSLHAGIFREYWEFGTHPTLLGGATLQVNLYAVSLTQDIFREERKLLKHKLAAHEAVTIVESVLQELLSGILTPERAQSPVDAYLTEEDLFHHRNPRLHYQHQVVQSLHSLWRQYLVMPSKAEEAQPGEEEHFSPRAQPAVPLPAALEKPPLNREPSAHLKGPISESQPSRQENETRRDSRDVLGSQKPGTRARAAQRKSIMEEILVGESPDLRNTKSLWEPDGFPPPEWNLCLEDFRKAVMALPEENQKEDGLIRLNKAALELCQEQRPLQSDFLHQVWTVQTAGSTRRRMTRN; encoded by the exons ATGAAGTCTCTAAAGAAGGAGTCCCGCCTAAGAATACCTGCAAACAGATTCTTGGAGGCTGCAGAAGCCATTAAAG AAAAGAAGAGGACAAAGATAGCTGAACAGCCCACACCCCCCATTCAGGAAGAACCTGAGCCTGTCAGCAATGTCCTACAAGGGGATGACATTCTTGCCTTAGCCATTAAGAAGGAAGATCTAAAGAAG caacacATTCCTCGCTTCATTGAGACACAAGATCGACCTGCTGTTACCCAGAAATTTATCATTCGGAAACTCAAGCCCAAGGATCCGAAGAGGAAGGTCTGCCACTTAGTTGCACATCCTGCTACCCCAGATGCAGCCACGAAGCCCCTGGACTACTCTG GCCCAGGCGACAGCTTCCATGGCTGTGACCAGATCCTGCCTCACCACATCCTGGGGAGTCTCCAGGACTTTAAGAGAATTGCCATTGCTCAAGGGAACACCCAG CTGGCTGAGCTGATCCCCACCCCGCTGGCTCTGGTGACACTCATGTCGGTGAAAGAAGAGCCAAAGGAGAAAGCCCCCAGAGAAAAGAAGGCACATCCCTGGGCCCCACCTCCTCAGCACAACTTTCTCAGAAACTGGCAGCGCCACATCGCCTTGCGGAAGAAGcagcaggaagccctcagcg AACACCTGAAGAAGCCAGTGAGCGAGCTGCTGATGCACACTGGGGAGACCTACAGACGGATCCAGGAGGAACGGGAGCTCATTGACCGAATACTTCCAACACAGCATGATGGGAAG ACCTGTGAGGAGACCAGTGGGTTCTGGAGTCGCCTGGAATACCTGGGAGATGAACTGACGGGTCTGGTGATGACAAAGACAAAAGCTCAGCGTGGCCTCCTGGAACCCATCACTCACGTCAGGAAGCCCCAGTGTATCCAGGCAGAGATGG GATTGCTGGCCTGGAAGGAGGCTGGGTATCGCTACACCTGGGATCGGAGTCTGTTTCTGATCTACCGACGCACAGAGCTGCGGAAGCTCATGGCAGAGCTGGATTTCAGCCAGCAG GATATTGACGGCCTGGAGGTGGTGGGCCAAGGGCAGCCATTCACCACTGTGAAGGTGGAAGACTTCAGAGTATTTGACAGGAACCAGGAAAGCTCCTCAGAAGACACAGTGCCCTT AGACTTGGCCAGTTACCCTGATGTGGTCCCCATGCCTATTCTTGGCCCTTCTCTTCTGTTCTGTGGGAAGCCAGCTTGCTGGATCAGAGGCAGTAACCCACAGGACAAG AAGCATGTTGGAATTGCCGTCCGCTTGACCTTCGAAACTCTAGAAGGAGAGAAGACATCTTCGGAGCTGACCGTGGTCAATAATGGCACAGTGGCCATTTGGTACGACTGGCGGCGGCGGTCCCAGCCGGACTCTTTCCAAGGCCTGAAGAGAAACAGGATGCAGCGGTTTTACTTTAACAATCGAGAAG GTGTGATTCTGCCTGGAGAAACGAAAACCTTTACCTTCTTCTTCAAGTCTTTGCATGCTGGTATCTTCAGGGAATATTGGGAGTTTGGAACCCACCCCACACTACTAGGAGGGGCTACCCTGCAGGTCAATCTCTATGCAGTCTCCCTGACCCAGGACATTTTtagggaagaaaggaagttaCTAAAG cACAAGCTGGCTGCCCACGAAGCAGTCACCATCGTGGAGAGTGTGCTGCAGGAGCTGCTGAGTGGGATCCTGACCCCGGAACGTGCACAGTCCCCTGTCGATGCCTATCTCACAGAGGAGGACTTGTTCCACCATAGGAATCCTCGG CTGCATTACCAGCACCAAGTGGTGCAAAGCCTGCACAGCCTGTGGCGCCAGTACTTGGTCATGCCCTCCAAGGCCGAGGAGGCCCAGCCCGGCGAGGAGGAGCACTTCAGCCCCAGGGCCCAGCCGGCTGTGCCCCTGCCAGCCGCCTTGGAGAAGCcccccctgaacagggagccttcAGCACACTTGAAGGGCCCAATCTCCGAATCCCAGCCATCCCGGCAGGAGAATGAGACCCGGAGGGACTCCCGGGATGTTTTGGGCTCCCAGAAGCCTGGAACCAGGGCCCGGGCTGCTCAACGGAAGAGCATTATGGAGGAGATCCTGGTGGGAGAGAGCCCAGACCTGAGGAACACAAAGAGCCTCTGGGAGCCAGATGGCTTTCCCCCGCCTGAGTGGAACCTCTGCCTGGAGGATTTCAGAAAG GCAGTGATGGCACTCCCGGAGGAGAACCAGAAGGAAGATGGCCTCATCCGGCTCAACAAAGCAGCCCTGGAGCTGTGCCAGGAGCAGAGGCCTCTGCAGTCTGACTTCCTGCACCAGGTGTG GACCGTGCAAACAGCAGGAAGCACAAGGCGAAGGATGACAAGAAACTGA
- the LOC122907721 gene encoding MYCBP-associated protein isoform X2, giving the protein MAAKQSPPKLIEKKRTKIAEQPTPPIQEEPEPVSNVLQGDDILALAIKKEDLKKQHIPRFIETQDRPAVTQKFIIRKLKPKDPKRKVCHLVAHPATPDAATKPLDYSGPGDSFHGCDQILPHHILGSLQDFKRIAIAQGNTQLAELIPTPLALVTLMSVKEEPKEKAPREKKAHPWAPPPQHNFLRNWQRHIALRKKQQEALSEHLKKPVSELLMHTGETYRRIQEERELIDRILPTQHDGKTCEETSGFWSRLEYLGDELTGLVMTKTKAQRGLLEPITHVRKPQCIQAEMGLLAWKEAGYRYTWDRSLFLIYRRTELRKLMAELDFSQQDIDGLEVVGQGQPFTTVKVEDFRVFDRNQESSSEDTVPLDLASYPDVVPMPILGPSLLFCGKPACWIRGSNPQDKKHVGIAVRLTFETLEGEKTSSELTVVNNGTVAIWYDWRRRSQPDSFQGLKRNRMQRFYFNNREGVILPGETKTFTFFFKSLHAGIFREYWEFGTHPTLLGGATLQVNLYAVSLTQDIFREERKLLKHKLAAHEAVTIVESVLQELLSGILTPERAQSPVDAYLTEEDLFHHRNPRLHYQHQVVQSLHSLWRQYLVMPSKAEEAQPGEEEHFSPRAQPAVPLPAALEKPPLNREPSAHLKGPISESQPSRQENETRRDSRDVLGSQKPGTRARAAQRKSIMEEILVGESPDLRNTKSLWEPDGFPPPEWNLCLEDFRKAVMALPEENQKEDGLIRLNKAALELCQEQRPLQSDFLHQVCLQLWRDVIDGLVSHSLWLRALLGLPEKETIYLDIPEEQDRKSPGTEGKMTTTKFGKEDRKGTAQERKQLGIKEDRKAAKLPGKEDRANSRKHKAKDDKKLMKSSSRDRLSLEDAVPDSTTPSQEPIDPLVMEKYTKRLHTEVYGLLDTLVTDLMVLADELRPVKDVEETLRLCT; this is encoded by the exons ATGGCTGCCAAGCAGTCTCCGCCCAAGTTGATCG AAAAGAAGAGGACAAAGATAGCTGAACAGCCCACACCCCCCATTCAGGAAGAACCTGAGCCTGTCAGCAATGTCCTACAAGGGGATGACATTCTTGCCTTAGCCATTAAGAAGGAAGATCTAAAGAAG caacacATTCCTCGCTTCATTGAGACACAAGATCGACCTGCTGTTACCCAGAAATTTATCATTCGGAAACTCAAGCCCAAGGATCCGAAGAGGAAGGTCTGCCACTTAGTTGCACATCCTGCTACCCCAGATGCAGCCACGAAGCCCCTGGACTACTCTG GCCCAGGCGACAGCTTCCATGGCTGTGACCAGATCCTGCCTCACCACATCCTGGGGAGTCTCCAGGACTTTAAGAGAATTGCCATTGCTCAAGGGAACACCCAG CTGGCTGAGCTGATCCCCACCCCGCTGGCTCTGGTGACACTCATGTCGGTGAAAGAAGAGCCAAAGGAGAAAGCCCCCAGAGAAAAGAAGGCACATCCCTGGGCCCCACCTCCTCAGCACAACTTTCTCAGAAACTGGCAGCGCCACATCGCCTTGCGGAAGAAGcagcaggaagccctcagcg AACACCTGAAGAAGCCAGTGAGCGAGCTGCTGATGCACACTGGGGAGACCTACAGACGGATCCAGGAGGAACGGGAGCTCATTGACCGAATACTTCCAACACAGCATGATGGGAAG ACCTGTGAGGAGACCAGTGGGTTCTGGAGTCGCCTGGAATACCTGGGAGATGAACTGACGGGTCTGGTGATGACAAAGACAAAAGCTCAGCGTGGCCTCCTGGAACCCATCACTCACGTCAGGAAGCCCCAGTGTATCCAGGCAGAGATGG GATTGCTGGCCTGGAAGGAGGCTGGGTATCGCTACACCTGGGATCGGAGTCTGTTTCTGATCTACCGACGCACAGAGCTGCGGAAGCTCATGGCAGAGCTGGATTTCAGCCAGCAG GATATTGACGGCCTGGAGGTGGTGGGCCAAGGGCAGCCATTCACCACTGTGAAGGTGGAAGACTTCAGAGTATTTGACAGGAACCAGGAAAGCTCCTCAGAAGACACAGTGCCCTT AGACTTGGCCAGTTACCCTGATGTGGTCCCCATGCCTATTCTTGGCCCTTCTCTTCTGTTCTGTGGGAAGCCAGCTTGCTGGATCAGAGGCAGTAACCCACAGGACAAG AAGCATGTTGGAATTGCCGTCCGCTTGACCTTCGAAACTCTAGAAGGAGAGAAGACATCTTCGGAGCTGACCGTGGTCAATAATGGCACAGTGGCCATTTGGTACGACTGGCGGCGGCGGTCCCAGCCGGACTCTTTCCAAGGCCTGAAGAGAAACAGGATGCAGCGGTTTTACTTTAACAATCGAGAAG GTGTGATTCTGCCTGGAGAAACGAAAACCTTTACCTTCTTCTTCAAGTCTTTGCATGCTGGTATCTTCAGGGAATATTGGGAGTTTGGAACCCACCCCACACTACTAGGAGGGGCTACCCTGCAGGTCAATCTCTATGCAGTCTCCCTGACCCAGGACATTTTtagggaagaaaggaagttaCTAAAG cACAAGCTGGCTGCCCACGAAGCAGTCACCATCGTGGAGAGTGTGCTGCAGGAGCTGCTGAGTGGGATCCTGACCCCGGAACGTGCACAGTCCCCTGTCGATGCCTATCTCACAGAGGAGGACTTGTTCCACCATAGGAATCCTCGG CTGCATTACCAGCACCAAGTGGTGCAAAGCCTGCACAGCCTGTGGCGCCAGTACTTGGTCATGCCCTCCAAGGCCGAGGAGGCCCAGCCCGGCGAGGAGGAGCACTTCAGCCCCAGGGCCCAGCCGGCTGTGCCCCTGCCAGCCGCCTTGGAGAAGCcccccctgaacagggagccttcAGCACACTTGAAGGGCCCAATCTCCGAATCCCAGCCATCCCGGCAGGAGAATGAGACCCGGAGGGACTCCCGGGATGTTTTGGGCTCCCAGAAGCCTGGAACCAGGGCCCGGGCTGCTCAACGGAAGAGCATTATGGAGGAGATCCTGGTGGGAGAGAGCCCAGACCTGAGGAACACAAAGAGCCTCTGGGAGCCAGATGGCTTTCCCCCGCCTGAGTGGAACCTCTGCCTGGAGGATTTCAGAAAG GCAGTGATGGCACTCCCGGAGGAGAACCAGAAGGAAGATGGCCTCATCCGGCTCAACAAAGCAGCCCTGGAGCTGTGCCAGGAGCAGAGGCCTCTGCAGTCTGACTTCCTGCACCAGGTGTG TTTGCAGCTGTGGCGGGATGTGATCGATGGCCTGGTGAGCCATTCCCTGTGGCTGAGGGCTCTGCTGGGCCTGCCTGAGAAGGAGACCATCTATTTGGACATCCCGGAAGAGCAAG ATCGAAAGTCTCCTGGCACGGAAGGGAAAATGACTACCACGAAATTTGGGAAGGAGGACCGTAAAGGCACAGCCCAGGAAAGGAAGCAGCTGGGAATCAAAGAGGACAGAAAAGCAGCCAAGTTGCCAGGGAAAGAG GACCGTGCAAACAGCAGGAAGCACAAGGCGAAGGATGACAAGAAACTGATGAAATCGTCAAGTCGGGACAGGCTTTCCTTGGAAGACGCTGTCCCTGACAGCACGACCCCTTCCCAGGAGCCCATAGATCCCCTGGTCATGGAGAAGTACACCAAGAGGCTACACACGGAG
- the LOC122907721 gene encoding MYCBP-associated protein isoform X1 yields MKSLKKESRLRIPANRFLEAAEAIKEKKRTKIAEQPTPPIQEEPEPVSNVLQGDDILALAIKKEDLKKQHIPRFIETQDRPAVTQKFIIRKLKPKDPKRKVCHLVAHPATPDAATKPLDYSGPGDSFHGCDQILPHHILGSLQDFKRIAIAQGNTQLAELIPTPLALVTLMSVKEEPKEKAPREKKAHPWAPPPQHNFLRNWQRHIALRKKQQEALSEHLKKPVSELLMHTGETYRRIQEERELIDRILPTQHDGKTCEETSGFWSRLEYLGDELTGLVMTKTKAQRGLLEPITHVRKPQCIQAEMGLLAWKEAGYRYTWDRSLFLIYRRTELRKLMAELDFSQQDIDGLEVVGQGQPFTTVKVEDFRVFDRNQESSSEDTVPLDLASYPDVVPMPILGPSLLFCGKPACWIRGSNPQDKKHVGIAVRLTFETLEGEKTSSELTVVNNGTVAIWYDWRRRSQPDSFQGLKRNRMQRFYFNNREGVILPGETKTFTFFFKSLHAGIFREYWEFGTHPTLLGGATLQVNLYAVSLTQDIFREERKLLKHKLAAHEAVTIVESVLQELLSGILTPERAQSPVDAYLTEEDLFHHRNPRLHYQHQVVQSLHSLWRQYLVMPSKAEEAQPGEEEHFSPRAQPAVPLPAALEKPPLNREPSAHLKGPISESQPSRQENETRRDSRDVLGSQKPGTRARAAQRKSIMEEILVGESPDLRNTKSLWEPDGFPPPEWNLCLEDFRKAVMALPEENQKEDGLIRLNKAALELCQEQRPLQSDFLHQVCLQLWRDVIDGLVSHSLWLRALLGLPEKETIYLDIPEEQDRKSPGTEGKMTTTKFGKEDRKGTAQERKQLGIKEDRKAAKLPGKEDRANSRKHKAKDDKKLMKSSSRDRLSLEDAVPDSTTPSQEPIDPLVMEKYTKRLHTEVYGLLDTLVTDLMVLADELRPVKDVEETLRLCT; encoded by the exons ATGAAGTCTCTAAAGAAGGAGTCCCGCCTAAGAATACCTGCAAACAGATTCTTGGAGGCTGCAGAAGCCATTAAAG AAAAGAAGAGGACAAAGATAGCTGAACAGCCCACACCCCCCATTCAGGAAGAACCTGAGCCTGTCAGCAATGTCCTACAAGGGGATGACATTCTTGCCTTAGCCATTAAGAAGGAAGATCTAAAGAAG caacacATTCCTCGCTTCATTGAGACACAAGATCGACCTGCTGTTACCCAGAAATTTATCATTCGGAAACTCAAGCCCAAGGATCCGAAGAGGAAGGTCTGCCACTTAGTTGCACATCCTGCTACCCCAGATGCAGCCACGAAGCCCCTGGACTACTCTG GCCCAGGCGACAGCTTCCATGGCTGTGACCAGATCCTGCCTCACCACATCCTGGGGAGTCTCCAGGACTTTAAGAGAATTGCCATTGCTCAAGGGAACACCCAG CTGGCTGAGCTGATCCCCACCCCGCTGGCTCTGGTGACACTCATGTCGGTGAAAGAAGAGCCAAAGGAGAAAGCCCCCAGAGAAAAGAAGGCACATCCCTGGGCCCCACCTCCTCAGCACAACTTTCTCAGAAACTGGCAGCGCCACATCGCCTTGCGGAAGAAGcagcaggaagccctcagcg AACACCTGAAGAAGCCAGTGAGCGAGCTGCTGATGCACACTGGGGAGACCTACAGACGGATCCAGGAGGAACGGGAGCTCATTGACCGAATACTTCCAACACAGCATGATGGGAAG ACCTGTGAGGAGACCAGTGGGTTCTGGAGTCGCCTGGAATACCTGGGAGATGAACTGACGGGTCTGGTGATGACAAAGACAAAAGCTCAGCGTGGCCTCCTGGAACCCATCACTCACGTCAGGAAGCCCCAGTGTATCCAGGCAGAGATGG GATTGCTGGCCTGGAAGGAGGCTGGGTATCGCTACACCTGGGATCGGAGTCTGTTTCTGATCTACCGACGCACAGAGCTGCGGAAGCTCATGGCAGAGCTGGATTTCAGCCAGCAG GATATTGACGGCCTGGAGGTGGTGGGCCAAGGGCAGCCATTCACCACTGTGAAGGTGGAAGACTTCAGAGTATTTGACAGGAACCAGGAAAGCTCCTCAGAAGACACAGTGCCCTT AGACTTGGCCAGTTACCCTGATGTGGTCCCCATGCCTATTCTTGGCCCTTCTCTTCTGTTCTGTGGGAAGCCAGCTTGCTGGATCAGAGGCAGTAACCCACAGGACAAG AAGCATGTTGGAATTGCCGTCCGCTTGACCTTCGAAACTCTAGAAGGAGAGAAGACATCTTCGGAGCTGACCGTGGTCAATAATGGCACAGTGGCCATTTGGTACGACTGGCGGCGGCGGTCCCAGCCGGACTCTTTCCAAGGCCTGAAGAGAAACAGGATGCAGCGGTTTTACTTTAACAATCGAGAAG GTGTGATTCTGCCTGGAGAAACGAAAACCTTTACCTTCTTCTTCAAGTCTTTGCATGCTGGTATCTTCAGGGAATATTGGGAGTTTGGAACCCACCCCACACTACTAGGAGGGGCTACCCTGCAGGTCAATCTCTATGCAGTCTCCCTGACCCAGGACATTTTtagggaagaaaggaagttaCTAAAG cACAAGCTGGCTGCCCACGAAGCAGTCACCATCGTGGAGAGTGTGCTGCAGGAGCTGCTGAGTGGGATCCTGACCCCGGAACGTGCACAGTCCCCTGTCGATGCCTATCTCACAGAGGAGGACTTGTTCCACCATAGGAATCCTCGG CTGCATTACCAGCACCAAGTGGTGCAAAGCCTGCACAGCCTGTGGCGCCAGTACTTGGTCATGCCCTCCAAGGCCGAGGAGGCCCAGCCCGGCGAGGAGGAGCACTTCAGCCCCAGGGCCCAGCCGGCTGTGCCCCTGCCAGCCGCCTTGGAGAAGCcccccctgaacagggagccttcAGCACACTTGAAGGGCCCAATCTCCGAATCCCAGCCATCCCGGCAGGAGAATGAGACCCGGAGGGACTCCCGGGATGTTTTGGGCTCCCAGAAGCCTGGAACCAGGGCCCGGGCTGCTCAACGGAAGAGCATTATGGAGGAGATCCTGGTGGGAGAGAGCCCAGACCTGAGGAACACAAAGAGCCTCTGGGAGCCAGATGGCTTTCCCCCGCCTGAGTGGAACCTCTGCCTGGAGGATTTCAGAAAG GCAGTGATGGCACTCCCGGAGGAGAACCAGAAGGAAGATGGCCTCATCCGGCTCAACAAAGCAGCCCTGGAGCTGTGCCAGGAGCAGAGGCCTCTGCAGTCTGACTTCCTGCACCAGGTGTG TTTGCAGCTGTGGCGGGATGTGATCGATGGCCTGGTGAGCCATTCCCTGTGGCTGAGGGCTCTGCTGGGCCTGCCTGAGAAGGAGACCATCTATTTGGACATCCCGGAAGAGCAAG ATCGAAAGTCTCCTGGCACGGAAGGGAAAATGACTACCACGAAATTTGGGAAGGAGGACCGTAAAGGCACAGCCCAGGAAAGGAAGCAGCTGGGAATCAAAGAGGACAGAAAAGCAGCCAAGTTGCCAGGGAAAGAG GACCGTGCAAACAGCAGGAAGCACAAGGCGAAGGATGACAAGAAACTGATGAAATCGTCAAGTCGGGACAGGCTTTCCTTGGAAGACGCTGTCCCTGACAGCACGACCCCTTCCCAGGAGCCCATAGATCCCCTGGTCATGGAGAAGTACACCAAGAGGCTACACACGGAG